From one Anguilla rostrata isolate EN2019 chromosome 12, ASM1855537v3, whole genome shotgun sequence genomic stretch:
- the LOC135236666 gene encoding NTPase KAP family P-loop domain-containing protein 1-like, translating to MEGKVYMNREAEWREQKYKEDRPRTFLRSLVVLLSMVFLRPVWSMETDRSRKRVRWIFVRFSAWHFAGSDRLWAGLVIRLFKAIHDDFGGLPVSVYRATQHPYPKRFEDQSEGRWKARKVCGLPLWLAAMGVAVVCMGISILLYFSDFQVRTNGTLTGLSSLESVAIATLGPPAVVVLRFVLKIGKNLLYSQGSIVQKKMNESAVSDQLGFMNKVRKEVSILINLIHFMEVLENRKIRVILEITNLDRCSPEKIIQTLEAINILLTGENVPFVLILAVDPKVVVNCVENSFLHHRSTNSGYDFLNKIVTLPFSVPEMSVNSKHRIFETLANSHLEVFADGFYGTMAHPRKSGENRHLRMELGLHEGSLVPFIGNSSSGSEAIDPGIPWEHWARKVKALTNDALQFVNNRGNLHTYIMADHMFMRRIINSVRVSIIILEGMRCDLSSGEDLAAWVVLANLWPCRLSWILQVVEDDQQRAAIDRPDSTGEIDNGKTLWEVFSESCVELHMLRGRAELLLEQDGDPELFEKFLKVDFRLTVGDANRFRPCTVNLDHSIQKEMARLRGTNIREKMNYKTHAPLPIMSLIRMSTEDICKEMQRLNFPEKYQQRLRQNRLDGSSLAFGNDGEIKRVLQMALGEWISFSFRFLGAKPRCSPHMSNPMMSAQ from the exons atggaaggaaagg TTTACATGAACAGAGAAGCAGAATGGAGGGAACAGAAGTACAAAGAGGACAGGCCCCGAACTTTCCTGCGCTCCCTGGTCGTCTTGCTCTCCATGGTCTTCTTACGCCCGGTGTGGAGCATGGAGACGGACCGGAGTCGGAAGAGGGTGAGGTGGATATTTGTACGCTTCAGTGCCTGGCACTTTGCGGGAAGCGACAGGCTATGGGCCGGCCTGGTGATCCGCCTGTTCAAGGCCATACACGATGACTTTGGGGGACTGCCCGTCAGCGTCTACAGAGCCACCCAGCACCCGTACCCTAAGAGGTTCGAGGACCAGAGTGAAGGCAGGTGGAAGGCGAGGAAGGTGTGTGGGCTGCCACTCTGGCTTGCTGCCATGGGTGTGGCCGTCGTGTGCATGGGAATCAGTATCCTGCTCTACTTTTCGGACTTCCAAGTGAGAACGAACGGTACACTGACTGGCCTGTCGAGTCTGGAGTCCGTGGCCATCGCGACTCTCGGTCCTCCTGCCGTGGTGGTACTTCGGTTTGTCTTGAAGATCGGCAAAAATCTGCTCTACAGCCAGGGCAGCATCGTCCAAAAGAAGATGAACGAGTCAGCAGTCAGCGATCAGCTGGGATTCATGAACAAGGTGAGGAAGGAGGTGTCCATCCTCATCAATCTCATCCATTTCATGGAGGTTCTGGAGAACAGGAAGATCCGCGTCATTCTGGAGATCACTAATTTGGACCGGTGCAGCCCGGAAAAGATCATTCAGACTCTGGAGGCCATCAACATCCTTTTGACCGGGGAGAATGTCCCCTTTGTCTTGATTCTGGCTGTGGATCCAAAGGTTGTGGTGAACTGTGTGGAAAATTCATTCTTGCACCATAGGTCAACAAATAGTGGCtatgattttttaaacaagattgTTACCCTACCTTTCTCTGTGCCTGAGATGTCAGTGAACTCAAAGCACAGGATATTTGAAACCCTTGCAAATAGTCACCTTGAGGTTTTTGCTGATGGGTTTTATGGTACAATGGCTCACCCAAGAAAGTCTGGTGAAAACAGGCATTTAAGAATGGAACTGGGACTACATGAAGGAAGCTTGGTGCCTTTCATTGGAAATTCCAGCAGTGGGTCTGAAGCAATAGATCCAGGAATTCCTTGGGAACACTGGGCAAGAAAAGTGAAGGCACTGACAAATGATGCTTTACAGTTTGTCAACAACAGAGGCAACCTCCACACTTACATTATGGCAGATCACATGTTTATGAGGAGAATAATCAACTCAGTCAGAGTGTCCATCATCATCCTGGAGGGGATGAGGTGTGATTTGTCTTCAGGCGAAGACCTTGCAGCTTGGGTGGTTCTGGCTAACCTGTGGCCTTGTCGTCTGAGTTGGATTCTCCAGGTCGTGGAAGATGACCAGCAGAGGGCTGCTATAGATCGACCTGACAGCACAGGTGAGATTGACAACGGGAAGACTTTGTGGGAAGTCTTCAGCGAGTCCTGTGTGgaactgcacatgctcagaggTAGAGCCGAGCTACTCCTGGAGCAAGACGGGGACCCTGAACTGTTTGAAAAGTTTCTCAAGGTGGATTTCAGATTGACCGTTGGGGATGCCAACAGGTTCAGGCCCTGCACAGTCAATCTGGACCATTCCATCCAGAAGGAGATGGCCAGGCTCCGAGGCACCAACATTAGAGAGAAAATGAACTACAAAACCCATGCCCCACTGCCAATTATGTCTCTCATCAGAATGAGTACAGAGGACATCTGCAAAGAG ATGCAAAGGCTGAACTTCCCTGAAAAATATCAGCAGCGGCTGAGGCAGAATCGACTTGATGGATCATCCCTGGCATTTGGCAATGACGGAGAGATCAAACGGGTTCTGCAGATGGCCTTGGGTGAATGGATCTCTTTCAGCTTTCGTTTCCTGGGAGCAAAGCCAAGATGCAGCCCGCACATGTCAAACCCGATGATGTCTGCACAGTAG